A window of Streptomyces caniferus contains these coding sequences:
- a CDS encoding GAP family protein, translating to MGKVLGDVLGLAAGVAISPLPIIAIILILATPRGRLNGQLFAVGWVLGLSALGAVMLAIASPADASAHHHPATWVGALKLALGVFLVLFGARQWHRRPKDPSQAQLPKWMGAIDRLTPVKVFGLGLALAALNAKNAPLTIAAGASIGSAGLPVGQQIASLAIFVLIATLGLLAPLGVFLVGGERAQTTLGSWKDWAAQHNVAVMAVLFFVLGLKLLGDGISVLTS from the coding sequence ATGGGCAAAGTTCTCGGTGACGTGCTGGGTCTTGCGGCCGGCGTGGCGATCAGCCCGCTGCCGATCATCGCCATCATCCTCATTCTCGCCACGCCTCGGGGACGTCTCAACGGACAGCTGTTCGCCGTCGGCTGGGTTCTGGGACTCTCGGCACTGGGCGCGGTGATGCTGGCGATCGCTTCCCCCGCAGATGCCTCCGCCCACCATCACCCGGCCACCTGGGTGGGAGCCCTCAAACTCGCTCTGGGCGTGTTCCTCGTCCTCTTCGGCGCCCGGCAGTGGCACCGACGCCCGAAGGATCCCTCGCAAGCCCAGCTGCCGAAGTGGATGGGCGCGATCGACCGCCTCACGCCGGTCAAGGTCTTCGGGCTCGGACTGGCCCTGGCCGCGCTCAACGCCAAGAACGCCCCGCTGACCATCGCCGCGGGCGCCTCGATCGGCTCAGCCGGACTGCCGGTCGGGCAGCAGATCGCCTCGCTGGCAATCTTCGTGCTGATCGCCACCCTCGGCCTGCTGGCCCCACTAGGAGTCTTCCTCGTTGGAGGAGAGCGGGCGCAAACCACACTCGGCAGCTGGAAAGACTGGGCAGCCCAGCACAATGTCGCCGTGATGGCGGTCCTGTTCTTCGTCCTCGGGTTGAAACTGCTCGGAGACGGCATCTCCGTCCTCACCTCCTGA
- a CDS encoding NAD(P)-binding protein, translating to MSEREIIEVDYLIVGAGAMGIAFADTLLSETDATVAIVDRYGRPGGHWTVAYPFVRLHQPSSFYGVNSRELGTGEVDQHGWNAGLHELASSDEILTYFDQVMRKTLLPSGRVSYFPMSHYDGADPARPDVQRCHSVVTGREFDIRVRRRTVDATYMNVTVPAMCPPKYEVASGVRLITPNQLPALDQQASHYTVVGAGKTGIDACLWLLQHGVDPSGITWIMPRDSWLLDRAQIQPGPESAASDAESFTARIRAVLESRTVEELFQRLEAGGLLLRLSSDVTPTAYRCATVSRTELEQLRRITDIVRHGRVRRIGADTVELGGATVPARPGTLYIDCTADGLEARPVVPMFSGSRITLQTLVPCQQVFSAAFAAHVEATYEDDAEKNRICVAAPHPNTALDWLRSSAHLDDLLLRWFADRGLLEWCDASRLTKYSIGSLPDELRTALFEGLHAERKQLQQLLAHEDQTVAVAAN from the coding sequence TTGTCAGAGCGGGAAATAATCGAGGTTGACTACCTGATCGTCGGGGCTGGAGCCATGGGCATTGCCTTCGCCGACACTCTGTTGAGCGAGACGGACGCGACCGTGGCCATCGTCGATCGCTACGGTCGGCCCGGTGGCCACTGGACGGTCGCCTACCCGTTCGTGCGGCTGCATCAGCCTTCGTCGTTCTACGGCGTCAATTCCCGTGAACTGGGCACAGGCGAAGTGGACCAGCACGGCTGGAATGCGGGGCTTCACGAGCTGGCGTCGTCCGATGAGATCCTCACCTATTTCGACCAGGTGATGCGCAAAACCCTCCTGCCCAGCGGTCGCGTCTCGTACTTCCCCATGTCCCATTACGATGGCGCGGATCCGGCGCGACCGGATGTCCAGCGGTGTCACTCCGTCGTCACCGGCCGCGAGTTCGACATACGGGTGCGTCGGCGGACCGTGGACGCCACCTACATGAACGTCACGGTTCCTGCGATGTGCCCGCCGAAGTACGAGGTGGCTTCCGGGGTCCGGTTGATCACCCCCAACCAGCTGCCGGCCCTGGATCAGCAGGCATCGCACTACACCGTGGTGGGAGCGGGAAAGACGGGCATCGACGCGTGCCTGTGGCTTCTGCAGCATGGCGTCGACCCGTCCGGCATCACCTGGATCATGCCGCGCGACTCGTGGCTGCTCGACCGTGCTCAGATCCAGCCCGGACCGGAGTCCGCCGCGAGCGACGCCGAGTCGTTCACCGCTCGCATCCGCGCGGTGCTGGAATCCCGCACGGTCGAGGAGCTTTTTCAGCGGCTGGAAGCCGGCGGCCTCCTGCTGAGGCTGTCTTCCGACGTCACGCCGACGGCGTATCGCTGCGCGACCGTCAGCCGGACCGAACTCGAACAGCTCCGGCGGATCACCGACATCGTCCGCCACGGCAGGGTCCGGCGCATCGGCGCCGACACGGTGGAACTCGGCGGGGCGACCGTCCCCGCCCGCCCCGGAACCCTCTACATCGACTGCACCGCGGACGGCCTCGAGGCGCGGCCGGTGGTGCCGATGTTCAGTGGCTCCCGCATCACGTTGCAGACGCTCGTCCCGTGCCAGCAGGTGTTCAGCGCCGCCTTCGCCGCCCACGTCGAGGCAACATACGAGGACGACGCCGAGAAGAACCGGATATGCGTCGCCGCGCCTCACCCCAACACCGCCCTGGACTGGCTCCGCAGCAGTGCGCACCTTGATGACCTGCTCCTGCGGTGGTTTGCGGACCGCGGGCTCCTCGAATGGTGCGACGCATCGCGTCTGACGAAATACTCGATCGGCTCGCTCCCCGACGAACTGCGGACCGCGCTCTTCGAGGGCCTGCACGCCGAGAGGAAGCAACTGCAGCAACTGCTGGCACACGAGGACCAGACCGTGGCAGTGGCAGCGAACTGA
- a CDS encoding epoxide hydrolase family protein yields MVDSDTVVPFVLGVSDEALEDLRDRLRRVRLPEAETVDDWSQGIPRYYVQELCRYWLEEYDWRRLEAELNDRGQWRTVIDGLGIHFLHVRSPRADARPLLMTHGWPGSVVEFLDILDELADPPAGEPAFHVVAPSLPGFGFSDKPAGTGWGIERIADAWAELMTRLGYERFLAQGGDWGAFVTTALGVRHPDRVEALHTTMPPVQPPSGFTEDDLGDAERADLAATREVLAAERGYMTVQSTRPQTLGYGLADSPAGQLAWIVEKFQGWTDCDGHPENAVSRQRLLDNAAIYWFAACGASSARLYWESLPPRNFTPVTVPSAVSRFPKEPFRAPRAWVEARFEDLRYWNVLDRGGHFPSLEVPHLFVSELRAAFGRES; encoded by the coding sequence GTGGTTGATTCCGATACCGTCGTGCCCTTTGTGCTCGGCGTTTCCGACGAAGCGCTGGAGGATCTGCGCGACCGTTTGCGTCGTGTCCGGCTGCCCGAGGCGGAGACGGTCGATGACTGGTCACAGGGGATTCCGCGGTACTACGTCCAGGAGTTGTGCCGGTACTGGCTCGAAGAGTACGACTGGCGCCGACTCGAAGCCGAGCTCAATGACCGCGGTCAGTGGCGCACGGTGATCGACGGGCTGGGGATTCATTTCCTGCACGTCCGTTCCCCTCGTGCGGATGCGCGGCCCCTGCTGATGACTCACGGGTGGCCCGGCTCGGTGGTGGAGTTCCTCGATATTCTCGACGAGCTGGCCGATCCGCCGGCCGGTGAGCCCGCATTTCACGTGGTGGCGCCTTCGCTGCCGGGTTTCGGTTTCTCCGACAAGCCGGCCGGGACGGGCTGGGGGATCGAGCGTATTGCCGATGCCTGGGCCGAGCTGATGACCCGGCTCGGCTATGAGCGTTTCCTTGCCCAGGGCGGCGACTGGGGTGCGTTCGTGACGACGGCACTGGGGGTCCGGCACCCTGACCGTGTCGAGGCGCTGCACACGACGATGCCGCCGGTCCAGCCGCCCTCGGGGTTCACCGAGGACGATCTCGGCGACGCCGAGCGCGCGGACCTGGCTGCGACCAGGGAAGTGCTGGCGGCCGAGCGCGGGTACATGACTGTGCAGTCGACGCGCCCCCAGACGCTCGGGTACGGCCTGGCGGATTCCCCGGCCGGGCAACTCGCCTGGATCGTGGAGAAGTTCCAGGGCTGGACCGACTGCGACGGGCACCCCGAGAACGCGGTGTCCCGTCAGCGGCTCCTGGACAACGCCGCGATCTACTGGTTCGCCGCGTGCGGCGCGTCGTCGGCGCGGTTGTACTGGGAGAGCCTGCCACCCCGGAACTTCACTCCGGTGACTGTCCCGTCGGCCGTGTCGAGGTTCCCGAAGGAGCCGTTCCGAGCACCCCGCGCCTGGGTCGAGGCGCGCTTCGAGGATCTGCGGTACTGGAACGTCCTGGACCGTGGCGGGCACTTCCCCTCCCTTGAGGTTCCGCATCTCTTCGTCTCCGAGCTGCGAGCCGCCTTCGGACGCGAGTCCTGA
- a CDS encoding DUF3159 domain-containing protein produces MDPAVHGEAGGEDAIRSAMRHRLRNAVINVVPVFGFTLSFALTHRLAVALALALAAGAAVCVYRAARREPVWGALAALGLVCVAGALAAGTGQATSFFLPSLMLHAVMAVVSAVMLLLGWPPMGVVVGLITKEGTGWRRCRVRRRAFTRGNLVVLAGNLKMLAIQIPLFLSGRTVALGAVDVLGPVVIALGALLGWRVYRRVLGGHRCGSHDRMTVVADPAVRREPLPGRHRRGRGARCADATACAGEVHLEGPAGEHLIPAAAHRPVHRAPDAPTPAVE; encoded by the coding sequence GTGGACCCTGCAGTACACGGCGAAGCCGGTGGTGAGGACGCCATCCGGTCCGCCATGCGCCATCGGCTACGCAATGCAGTGATCAATGTTGTGCCCGTTTTCGGATTCACCCTGAGCTTCGCGCTCACCCACCGGCTTGCCGTCGCGCTGGCACTTGCCCTCGCGGCCGGGGCCGCGGTCTGCGTCTACCGAGCGGCGCGCAGAGAGCCTGTGTGGGGCGCCCTCGCGGCTCTCGGCCTCGTGTGTGTCGCGGGTGCTCTGGCCGCAGGGACCGGGCAGGCCACCAGCTTCTTCCTGCCGAGTCTGATGCTGCACGCCGTGATGGCCGTGGTGTCGGCCGTGATGCTGTTGCTCGGCTGGCCGCCGATGGGCGTGGTGGTGGGGCTGATCACGAAGGAAGGGACCGGCTGGCGGCGGTGCAGGGTGCGCCGCCGGGCCTTCACCAGAGGCAACTTGGTCGTCCTCGCCGGGAATCTCAAGATGCTGGCGATCCAGATCCCGCTGTTCCTGTCCGGCCGGACCGTCGCCCTCGGCGCGGTCGATGTCCTCGGGCCGGTTGTCATCGCGCTCGGCGCACTGCTGGGTTGGCGCGTCTACCGGCGTGTCCTTGGAGGGCACCGCTGCGGCAGTCACGACCGCATGACGGTTGTGGCCGATCCCGCGGTTCGGCGCGAACCCCTGCCCGGCAGGCATCGGCGGGGACGCGGCGCACGATGCGCCGACGCCACCGCCTGCGCCGGGGAAGTTCATCTTGAGGGGCCCGCCGGAGAGCACCTGATTCCGGCGGCTGCTCACCGGCCCGTTCACCGTGCGCCGGATGCGCCAACTCCCGCGGTGGAGTAG